The genomic DNA TTCCCTGAACCGTTTTTTCCTTTTATTACTGCTCTGTCTCCATTTCTAACAGAAAAATCCACTCCTTCAAATAAGATTTTATCTCCATAAAATATTGATAAATCACTTACATCAACCAAAGAGCCCTTGGGATATACCATAGGATGAAGCTTCAGATTTTCGGCAGTTTCTATATTTTTCAAAAGACCTGATTTTTCTTCTATTGCTTTATTTTGCCTTGCTTCAATACTTTTTGATTTTTTCATCATTTTAGCAGATTTATGCCCCAGAAAACCTCTGTCTACTCCCTTTGTCCCAAATTTAGATTCCTCAGTTTTTTCAGACCATGAAGAAGTTCTCTTAGCCGCCTGCTTTAATCTGTTTATATCTTTTTTCAGTTTTTCATTTTCCGCTGTTTCAAAATTATCCTCTCTTTCCTTCTTCTGATTCCAGTCGGAAAAATTACCTCTTATAATATCTATATTTGTTTTATTAACGGATAATACATGGTCTATAATTTTATCCAGAAAATCCCTGTCATGTGAAACAAGTATAAATCCTTTCTTTTTCTTGAGATATTCTGCTATTGTTTCCTTTCCCTCTTCATCAAGATGATTTGTGGGCTCATCAAGAAGAAGAAAATTCTGTTCTTTCAGAAATAAAGCTGCAAGCAGAACCTTTGTCTGCTCTCCGTTGCTTAGTGTCTCAAACGGTCTGTACAGAACATCCTGATCCACATCAAGCAGTGAAAGCTCTCTGTTTAGCTCCCATACTTCATAGCTGTTATTAATTGAATCAATTATATCTATTGTGGTGTGTGATTTATCCTCTACCTCAAAAGGAAAATAATCAAATGTTACCGATGCCGAAATTTTCCCCCTGTAATCATATTTTCCCAGTAAAAGATTCAGCAGGGTAGTTTTTCCCCTACCGTTTCTTCCTATAAATCCCAGCTTCCAGTCTGTATCAATCTGAAAAGACACATCCTCAAAAATATTTTCAAAGCTTGTTTCATAACTAAATGTCAAATTTTTTATATCTATTAATGACATAAAATCACCTCCCTGTCAGTAAAACATCAGTTTCAGATTTACTCTCTATATTAAAAATAAAAAAGAGCCGCAGGAAAGTTCCGCAGCCCGAAAAGAAATAAAATAGTTTTCTAAACCAGTTATTTCATATATATTATATCGAGAGTAATAACTTTCCTGCCCGGAAAAAGCAAAATAAAACAGCCGCTGCTGTTCATATACGCTATTCCCGAATTATTAATTAGCAAGAAATATTATTCACCCTCTCAACTCCAATCTGTAATTTATTTAAATATTATAGCTTTTTATGTGCCAAAAGTCAAATTCTTTATCTGTAATTATTCTAATGATACCTTGTTAATTCTATCATAACAAAGTCCTCCTCGATTCTTTCCATACGGAATTCATCCACACACATTCCTACAAGATTCAATTCCGCCGAAACCTCACTTTCTCCCATGAGAACCCAGCCGTATTCCTCCATCGCCCTGTCTCTTTTTTGTGAAAAGCACTCTTTTATCAGGTCAAACTCCCTGTCTGTAAGCTTACCCAAAAAAATAGTAATTATTGTTTTTTCCTGTGAATAATTCAAATCCATTTTCAATTGATGATACTTCTTTTTAAGAAAAAAAGTCACAAGCTCATCTATAATCTTACCGTTTTTCTTTATCTCATTAATCATTTTAAGCCTTTCTTCTAAAGAGACTATCCATTATGCTGTGTATTATTCCTGCTACAAAGCCTCCTGCAAAACCGTTATTATAAAGATTCGCACCGCCCTGCCAGTCCGCTGTATACTGAACCAGACAAAAATGCATGACTCCCGCTATTATTCCTATAAAAAAACCATACTCTCCCGCCAGCGGAGCCAGCCCCGTAACAAAAATAATAGTCAGAATAACTGCCGGGGTAATTGTCGCATTGGTAGCTGCTATTATAAGCAGGCACCCTATTATTACCGGTGTTATATTTTTCGGATTTTTCCCGAATGCTGCAAAACCTATTACACTTATTATGGAGCCTACTGTTGCCCCATTTAGTGTAAGTCCGGTACTCAAAGCCACCATTGTAAGCAGTAATCCTACGACACCCATATTAATAAGTGTCATTTCTTCGCCGAAAAGCCCGTAATAATCTGTAATTGCCCTTCCGCTCATAGACATCATTCTCTTATATTTATGCCAGCAGAAGCCGCCTTTTATAATCCCGAACAGCAGAAAATAACCCGATATTGACAGCAGAATCATAAGAAGTATCTGATGGACATACTGAGACTGGTTTACATCTACCACTACATCAAGCTCGTATCCCAGCGTCCTGAATATCCCCGTAAAAAGCATGGCAAATATCCCGCCGGTAAAACCTATATTATAAAGGACATACCCGTTATGAAACCTTATTATATGGCTTGCCAGAGGAACAAGTATAAAACCGTAAAAAATCTTTATGCTTATCCCCAGAATAATCCAGAATATATTTAATTCAATGGTGTTGGTAGCTATAGGAGCCAGCCCTGCCCCGAACATCGCTATTACAAAATACTGCCTGAATGGTTTGTTATTGAATCTTGAATATAGATAAACTCCTGCATATACAGGCAGAATATTATATATATTCTTACCAAAAAACGAAAATCCCATTGTTGTTAGTAAACCAGCCATAACAAATCCGTTCAGCTCAATTCTGTTTATTCTTTGTACGAACAAAGTAAAAGCCATGACAAAAAACACATTTAACAATGTAGGTCCTATGCCGCTTACTGATGTATAATCAGTAATAAGTGTATCCCTTGAGATAATCAGCCTCATCAGTCCCGTCCCTAATTCCTGAACAGGCGTTGTTACAAAAATTATTGCCAGAAAAAATAATAAAATTAAGTCAATATGTTCTATCTTTTTAATTATCATAAACCTCCCGTTTTTACTTACATAAGATTATTTCAGATTTGTATCTGTAATATTTGGTATAATATTATACTACATCACAAAAAGATTAGTCAATTTTTTCAATACATTTTTTTATAGTTTCAATAATTTTTTTATCGGATACAGTTAAAGCTGACTGCTGAAGCTGCTATAAATCAGCTGCTCTTTTATTTTTCATTTTTTTTGATAAAAAAATTCCTTTTGATTATTAATATATAATTTTTTTCTTTGTGTTTAATGTATACTTTTTCTGTAAATAAATATTATTTTCTTACAATTTTCATTTTTATTAAAATATCAGATATTAAAATTATTTTAGGATTAAAATCCTGAAATTGTTTCATCTGTTACAAAATATTTTTTTCACATATGATAGAATAGTAAGGATACATAGAAAGGAGAACAGATGTTTAGCGAAACTTTGGAAAAACTAGATGAATACGGAATAAAAAAAGTAAAACTTTTAAAACAGAGTAAAACAAAATACTTTATTGCTTCTATGCTTGCAGGATTTTATGTGGGACTGGGAATATTTCTTATTATGACAATAGGAGGAGTTACAAGCCAGAACGGATATCAGTACAAAATATTTATGGGTCTCGGCTTTGGAATAGCACTAAGTCTTGTTATTATGGCCGGTTCAGAATTATTTACCGGTAATAATATGGCTATGTTTTCCGGTATGCTGAATAAAAAAATTACCGTAAAAGACGGAATTAGTATATGGATATTTAGTTATCTAGGAAATCTTGCCGGCTCTATGCTTGTCGGACTGCTATTTTTTCTCTCAAATGCTGCAAATAAAGAGGTAGCTGGATTTTTACTGAATACTGCAAAGTCAAAGATGAATACGCCTGCACCGGATTTATTTTTTAAAGGTATTTTATGTAATATCCTTGTATGTCTTGCGGTTCTCTCTGCAGTTAAGCTAAAAGAGGAAACAGCAAAACTTATTATGATATTCTGGTGCCTTTTTGCATTTATAACTACCGGATTTGAACACAGCGTTGCCAATATGAGTCTCTTTTCGGCAGCATTGCTGTATCCGCATCCGCTGGAAATATCATTAATCGGTTTCGGGTATAATTTATTCTGGGTGACTCTGGGTAATATTGTCGGAGGCTGTGCTTTGGGCGGCGCCTATTATATAATCGGCAAAAAATAAGTATCATGGAAGTAAAGAGAATTTTTCAAATAAAATTTTGTAAAGGATATTTTCAGGCAGCTTAATATATGCGAGTCCAAAAAATAATCCGAGAAATATATAAAGGGCTTATTAATAACAATAAGCCCCTTTTTATATCACAATATTTTAGAAATGAAAACTATATGATACTCCTGTACCTACAGTATAAATATCTCTGTCCTTTACCAACGGGCTGTCTGCTATGCTGTTCCCATATCTTGTATAGCTGGCAGTAAGAAATACATTAAAACTCTTATTTATTTTTATCATACCTCTTACCCCTGTTTCAAAGTTAACAGAATCATCTGCTTTATAGCTCTTGCCGTTATTAATCCCTCTTGCAGCCTCGCTGTCTTTTATTCCGAAATAATAGTCAGTATAATTTTCACTCATGTATTCTACTGCGGCATACGGCATAATCGTTACTCTTTCTCCCAGTGCAACCGGCTGATTGATTTCAGCTCTTGCCAGCATTCCGTCACTTTTATCAGATACATCCCCAGAAACATGAGCAATTATTCCTGTACCCAGAGGGCCAAAGTTATATTTCCCTCTTAATCCAAGATGAAAATCATCTTTTCTTTTATCCATATCCTTAAATTCATTTTCTAAATCTTTGGGTTTATAACCTGTATAAAGATTGTATCTCCCGTAAGCCGTAAAAGTAAGGTTTTCCTTGTCATAAAAGCGATATCCAAGCTCCACGGGTGCTTCGTAATAAAAATTTTTATATCTGACTCCCACCACTGGAAGCGGCAATACTTCATCATTATCCTTTTCTTTGTAAACACTGTTTCTGTAAAATACACCCAGACCTAAGTCTATACTGTTTTCTCTTTCTTTTTCTGCAAATGATACTGTTGATACCAATAAAGCCAATAATACTGATAATTTTTTCATAAATTTTCCTCCTGATTTTTTGTATTTATTATTAATAATATATGCTATTAATTTTTTTATTTTTAACTGATTCTGCTTTCTGTATTTTTATCTAAAAATCCATCTTCATAAGCCATTCTGAAAGTCTTTCCTCACGCTTTTTATATTCATTTTCATATTTCCCGAGATGGTATTCGCCGGTTATGCTTCCGTCTTTCATAAAAAGTATTCTTTCACTTCTCAAAGCTACTTTTATATCGTGAGTTACCAGCAAAACTGTTGTCCCTTCTTTATTTATTCCGCATATGATATCCATTACATCATTGGCATATTTCGAATTCAGGGCACCTGTCGGCTCATCCCCGAACAGAATACAGGGGTTATTTATAAGTGCTCTGCAGATTCCTGCTCTCTGAAGCTGTCCACCTGATACCTCTGTAATATCCTTTTCTGCCAGCTCAAAAATCCCTGTTTTTTTCATCAGCTCTTCTGTCTTTTTATTTATTTCTTTTCTGCTTTGCTTTTTTGCCACATATGCAGGAAATGCAATATTATCGTAGATATTCATATTTTTTAAAAAATTTATATGCTGAAAAATAAAACCAATTTTTTCGAGACGTAATTTTGAAAACTCATTTTCCGAAAAACCGGATATTTCATTCCCTTCAAAAATAAGATTTCCTGATGTTATTCTGTCCATTCCGCTTATATTATAAAGAAGTGTTGATTTACCCGAGCCTGACGGACCCATCACAGACACAAATTCTCCTTTTTTTATCTTTATATTTATATTCTTCAAAACATCCTGCTTTATATTTTTATCAAATACATATGTTTTTTTTATATCCTTTGTTTCAAGTATTGTTTCCACAGTACCTCCTGTTCTATCCTTACTATTTTTCCATTTCATATTTTTTTACCGAATTTGTAGCCTGTAATGTAGTTATTACTACAATTGCAGTTAATACTACCGGACATAAAATATATCCCTGTAACGGATCTATCACAAATTTGATTTCTGCTGCTCCTAAAAAGGACCACATAATACCTGTTATTTTTTGTCCAGCTGTATTGGCAGCAGCAGTTCCCAGCAGTATTCCCGGAATGATAACCGAGATCATTCTTGTTACATACTGTATCTTTATATTTCTTACAGACAGTCCTATTCTTCTCAATATAGAAATCTCAAAACGGTCTTTCGACAATAACATTTTTAGAAACAATGAAGTCATAAGCATTAGTATTCCGGAGGCTGACAATATTGTAACCAGAGTAAAATTCTCAAGATATTTTACAGTTTCTCCCATGGTCTGATTCATATATTCTTCTGGATATGTTATTTTGGCTTCCGGGAATATTTTTTTATATGATGCAATCTTTTTATTAATATCTGTTCCCTCTTTTACATTTATATTTATTACATATCTCTGTTTTTCCCCATCTCTGCTTTTAATTACTGCTTTTACGGTTTTTCCTCCGTTTGTAATATCCTGATATACACCTGTTACAGTCATTTCTTTAATAGTGTCGTCTATTTTCAGTATTATTTTATCACCCGGATTTTTTCCGGTTTCTTTGCTGTTTAGATATGAAAGTGCTGCTTCTCCGTCATTTACCGGTACCTTTCCCTTTATATACCCGGCCGGAAATATAGTAAAATCTCCTGTTTCAATATCAATATCCTCATAATCCCCGTCAGCATTCAAAATCTGAACCCTGCTTGTTGCCACTGGTGAAACTTCCTTTATATCTGCATCGTTTTTTATATATGCTATAATATCACTGAAATTTTCCTCTATTTTCGCACTCTGCTGTATATCTATTCTTATATCACTTTCAGCTGCTCCGGTATAAACTATAAATGAAGGTGACTTTATTGTATTTAGAAAATTTACCGGAACGATTACCAGAAAAGAGCATATGAAAAAAATCATAAATAACAGTCTGTATAATTTGAATCTGACCAAAATATCTTTTATTCCCAGAAAAATATCTGGATTAAGTAATCTGAAATTTTTCAGATTCATCCTAAAGCTTTTTCTTTTATCCTTTATTCCTGTTCTTAAAGCCTCTACAGTGCTTATTTTCCTGAATTTTTTCAAAATAATCATGCAAAACAGCATTATCATAAAAAATATTAATAATGATGCAAAAGCTGCAAAAATATATTCTGCTGCACCTGATGGTACTTTTCCCATATAAAGGCTCATATCGGAAAGAAGAAAACCTTTCAGAAATACTGACAGCAAATATCCCGATGCACATCCAACTGCTGATATTACTCCATATTTCACGGCATATATTTTTTTTATTTCTGTATTACTTATACCTATTGCCTTCATTGTGCCGATTTCCCTGTAGTCTTCTTCTATCGATGCTAAAACGGTAAAACTCAGACACAACAGTGCTATTATATTTATAATTATACTTACCAGTATAACTGCCGCTGTTATTATTCCGTCTGTTATAGAGTTCAGAAGTATAAACAGACTGTGATCAATAACCGGACCATTCAGACGAAACGGCGCTTTACCGTATTCTGTTCTGAATTCTCCGAGACTGCTTATATCATCCAGCCGGAATTCCAGCAGCTGTTCACTTTTTCCTATTTTAGTTCTCATGCTGTGAAAGTCTTCATCATTTATTACAAAACGTTTTGAATGTATGATTGCAGGGTTCATCTGTGCATCCCTTATAAAATCTGAAATTATAAGGTCAGCACTGAAATCTCCGTCATATATTCTTATTTTATCTCCCTTTTTCAGATTCTCTTTCTGCATATAATAAACAGGAACAGCTATCTTTCCTTTTTCTACATAAACAGGACTGTTATCCAGTGTCAGCAGAAAATCAAAATCTTTATTCTGCCTTACCAGACTGATATCCATGATGTCATTCTGCCCGGTTTCCTCTTTACCGTTAAACAGTATATTCCGGCTCCCCATACTTATCATTTCTACTATCTGTACTTCACTTATAAGCCGGCTTTCTGATACAAATCTGCTGATGGCTGCTCTATCTATCCCGCCGGAATTCATCTGAACGAAATGAGGCACTTTTGATTTTTCAAACAGATGTTTTACCGCTCCTGTAAGTCCTGCAGCCATGAAGCTTCCCGCAGAAGCAAACAGTGATGAAAGAAATATAAACAAAAATAAAGTCATTATTGCAGCTTTATTCCTTAAAAAATCCTTTTTTACCATTCTCAAAATCATTTTATTCAAACATCCCCAATATAATTTTTTAATTTTTTTCTTCTTTTTTGCCCTTAAAAAAACTCATTACATTATATATCTTGTCAAATGCCCCGCCAAGTCCCTTTGAATCTGCCAGCTCTTCCTCCAGCACTTTTTCAAAAGCATCTATTACTTTTCTGCACTCTTCAAATTCCACTCCAGATCTTTCTGATACCTTTCTGGCTATTTCTGTTTTATTCATAATTTCCCTCCGTTATTCTTTATTATTAATACTATCTTTTACGACAGGACTCTCTGTCATAAAATCAAAACTTCCTTTTTCAGCTCCAAGGGACTTTTCCATGAGATAAGCCAAACCTTTAGCTTTTTGAATTTTCTCCTCCGCTGTCCATTGAAATACTCCTTCATCAAAAATCATATTCAGAATAACCAGTATATTTTCCACAGTCTCTTTTGGATACGGAGTATTAAATACGCCCTCCTCTATCCCCTGAAGTACTACATCGGTTATTAACGGTGTCAGACGCTCTATAGATATAACCAGACTTCTCAGATGCATTTCCGCGTCTCCTGCCTGATGAAATTCTTTCAGCATCTCATCTTTATTTTCTGCGTTAGTAACATCTTTGGTCAAAAGTATTGTGAGCTTCTCTATAGCAGTAAAGCTTTTATCTTCTATAATTTTTTTCACTGCTATTGTCCCCATATCTATATACCTCATAGCCACAGCATCCATTACTTCCTCTTTTGACTTAAAGTAATAGTAAAATGTCCCTTTAGCTATCCCGACTTCCTGCAAAATATCTATTATTGTAGTTTTCATGAAGCCTTTTTCGGCGAAAAGTTTTTCAGCAGCATCCAGTATCTCATTTCTGCGCTCATCAGGCTTTTTTACAATTCTCATTTTCATCACCTCTTTTCATAGACCGACCGTCAGTCTATAAAAAGTATATATTATTTTTTTTCTAAAGTCAAGCTCTTTTTTCAAAACTTTGCAACTATGATTTTATAGGGCTCAATTGCTGCTTCTATTATTATTTTTTTCAATATAAAAAATTTTTTTAATAAATAATTGAAAATACTAATAAATTTGAAATATATGCTGAATTCATGATATAATTTTATATAAAAATTATATTTAAATTAGGAATAAGGAAGGTAGGATATTATGGGGATTATTCGTGCAATAGCCTCTGCCGCTGGAGGTTCTCTTGCGGATCAATGGCTCGAGGTCATCGAAGCTGACAATATGAGTGATACTACTGTTATGGCCGGCGGTGTTGCTGTACACCGAGATAGCAAACGTAACCAGAATAAAAAAGGAACAGACTATCTGATCACAGATAAATCTGTTATTATGGTTGGGCAAAATCAGTTCATGATGCTTGTAGACGGCGGAAAGGTAATAGATTACAGTGCTGAAGCAGGATACTACACTGTCAGTAACAGCTCTGCCCCGTCTTTATTTAACGGCAACTTCAGCGAAGCTTTGAAAGATACTTTTAACCGTATAAAATACGGCGGTGTTCCTTCAACTTCACAGAAAGTATATTTTATTAATACACAGGAAATAAAAAATATAGCATTCGGGACTACTAATCCGGTTAATTATTTTGATGATTTCTACAATGCAGAGTTATACCTGCGGGCTTACGGATATTTTTCCATCAGAATAACAGACCCGCTAAAGTTTTATGCTGAAGCAATCCCAAGAAATGCAGTTAATGTTGATATTGAAGATATACACAAGCTGTATCTCGCAGAATTTCTGAATGCTTTCCAGACAGCTATTAATAAAATGTCTATTGACGGTATACGTATTTCACATGTAACTTCAAAATCAATGGAGCTTGCCAAATATATGTCCGATGTACTGGACAATGACTGGCGCGAGCGTCGCGGAATGGTTATTGAATCTGTGGGTATTGCCAGTATTTCTTATGATGAGGAATCTAAGAAACTGATTAATATAAGAAATCAGGGTGCTATGCTTTCTGACCCTTCTATCCGTGAGGGATATGTGCAGGGCAGCGTTGCCAGAGGTATTGAAGCTGCCGGTTCTAATGAAGGCGGTTCTGCTCAGGCTTTTATGGGCGTTGGAATGGGAATGCAGTCCGGGGGTAATTTTATGGCTTCTGCCAGTTCCAGCAATCAGGCACAAATGAATCAGCAAAAGGCCGAGGAAGAACAAAAAGCTGCTTCTGATCAAGACACATGGACATGCAGCTGCGGTGCAAAAAATTCAGGACAGTTCTGTTCTGAATGCGGCAATAAAAAAACTGAATCTAAATTTTGTCCGGAATGCGGTGAAAAGCTTCCTGAAAATGCAAAATTCTGTACTAAGTGCGGTAAAAAGCTGTAACTACTTATATATTTAATAACGCCGGTTTTTCATGCTTCTGACAGAAAAACCGGTGTTTTGTAAAAAAGAAAATTTAAACTTTATTTTTTATGAAGGAGATAATTATGGAGACTGTAAGTTATAAATGTCCCAATTGCTCTGCACCACTTTCTTTTGATATAGAAAGTCAAAGCTGGAAGTGCAGATTCTGTGATTCAGAGTTTACCAGTGCCGATCTGGGACGTATAGAAGCTCTGGGAAGCAGCGAGACTATAAAAGAAGAAGAAATAAACCCGGCAGCACAGACACAGGCAAAAGAAGAAGCAACCATGTATGTCTGTCCCAGCTGCGGCGGAAAGATCATTACTACTCCTACTACTGCCGCCACTTTTTGTGTTTACTGTCATAATCCCGCAATTATAGCCTCACGTTTATCAGAAGAAGAAAACAAGCCTGCTTATCTTATCCCTTTCAAACTAAAGAAAGAGGAAGCGATAAAGAAGCTTCAGTCTTTATGTAGCGGAAAAATTTTTCTTCCCAAAGATTTCAGGAATATGGTTTCTAATGGTGAAGTTTCTGGACTTTATGTTCCCTTCTGGCTTTTTGATATTGATATAGCTTCTTCATTCACTGCCCAGGGCTTGAAAACACAATTTTGGAGTGACAGCAACTACCGGTATTCTAAAACTGATAATTATGAAGTTGCCAGATCCGGAGAGATTTTTTTCAAAAATGTACCTGTGGACGGCTCTCTGAAAATGGATGATAATCTTATGCAGCTGCTCGAGCCTTTTGATTACAGTCAGATGCTGAACTTCAAAATGGAGTATCTTTCAGGACATTTTGCGGAAATTCATGATGATAACGTGAACACTGCTGCTGAAAAAGCTTTTTCACGTATTTATCCTAATGCTAAAAGTATGCTTCTTAATACAGCACGTGAATATTCTTCCCTCATGGGAACAAATCATTCACTAAACAAGAAAGAAACAAGCTATGTTAATGTAATGCTTCCTGTGTGGGTATTAATGGCTAAATGCGGGGGACAAAAATATGTTTTTACTATGAACGGACAAACTGGAAAAATGTCAGGTTATCTCCCAAAAAGTTTAGGTGTTGCTTTTTCTCTTTTTCTAAAAATCAGTCTTGCTGCTTCATTGATTTTTTTCATAGGAGGGATGCTAATTTGAAGAAGAAAACTATTTTTTTTATTATTTATCTGATTTTTACAATGGTATCTGCATTTCCTGCTTCTGCTTCCGCTGACGATGTTCCAAAAGTTAATGCTGATATAAAAGTTTATGACTATGCGGAGCTGCTGACAGAAGATCAGGAAAAACAGCTGGCTCTGAAAGCTAAGGATATCCTTGCCAGACATAATATAGATATAGCAATTGTTACTGTTAATACCACTAACGGACTCAGCTCCACGGAGTATGCAGATGATTTTTATGATTATAATCCTTTTGGATACGGTAATGATGCTTCCGGCTTATTAATGCTTATAAATATGGAAGAAAGAGAAGTAGCGCTCAGTACAACCGGAAATGCAATCACAATTTTTACTGACCGTAATATAAATTCTCTTTTAGATGAAATTTATTCTGACCTTGGCCAGGGTGACTATTTCAAAGCTA from Sebaldella termitidis ATCC 33386 includes the following:
- a CDS encoding DUF1576 domain-containing protein: MIIKKIEHIDLILLFFLAIIFVTTPVQELGTGLMRLIISRDTLITDYTSVSGIGPTLLNVFFVMAFTLFVQRINRIELNGFVMAGLLTTMGFSFFGKNIYNILPVYAGVYLYSRFNNKPFRQYFVIAMFGAGLAPIATNTIELNIFWIILGISIKIFYGFILVPLASHIIRFHNGYVLYNIGFTGGIFAMLFTGIFRTLGYELDVVVDVNQSQYVHQILLMILLSISGYFLLFGIIKGGFCWHKYKRMMSMSGRAITDYYGLFGEEMTLINMGVVGLLLTMVALSTGLTLNGATVGSIISVIGFAAFGKNPKNITPVIIGCLLIIAATNATITPAVILTIIFVTGLAPLAGEYGFFIGIIAGVMHFCLVQYTADWQGGANLYNNGFAGGFVAGIIHSIMDSLFRRKA
- a CDS encoding SPFH domain-containing protein is translated as MGIIRAIASAAGGSLADQWLEVIEADNMSDTTVMAGGVAVHRDSKRNQNKKGTDYLITDKSVIMVGQNQFMMLVDGGKVIDYSAEAGYYTVSNSSAPSLFNGNFSEALKDTFNRIKYGGVPSTSQKVYFINTQEIKNIAFGTTNPVNYFDDFYNAELYLRAYGYFSIRITDPLKFYAEAIPRNAVNVDIEDIHKLYLAEFLNAFQTAINKMSIDGIRISHVTSKSMELAKYMSDVLDNDWRERRGMVIESVGIASISYDEESKKLINIRNQGAMLSDPSIREGYVQGSVARGIEAAGSNEGGSAQAFMGVGMGMQSGGNFMASASSSNQAQMNQQKAEEEQKAASDQDTWTCSCGAKNSGQFCSECGNKKTESKFCPECGEKLPENAKFCTKCGKKL
- a CDS encoding ABC transporter ATP-binding protein → METILETKDIKKTYVFDKNIKQDVLKNINIKIKKGEFVSVMGPSGSGKSTLLYNISGMDRITSGNLIFEGNEISGFSENEFSKLRLEKIGFIFQHINFLKNMNIYDNIAFPAYVAKKQSRKEINKKTEELMKKTGIFELAEKDITEVSGGQLQRAGICRALINNPCILFGDEPTGALNSKYANDVMDIICGINKEGTTVLLVTHDIKVALRSERILFMKDGSITGEYHLGKYENEYKKREERLSEWLMKMDF
- a CDS encoding FtsX-like permease family protein, with translation MILRMVKKDFLRNKAAIMTLFLFIFLSSLFASAGSFMAAGLTGAVKHLFEKSKVPHFVQMNSGGIDRAAISRFVSESRLISEVQIVEMISMGSRNILFNGKEETGQNDIMDISLVRQNKDFDFLLTLDNSPVYVEKGKIAVPVYYMQKENLKKGDKIRIYDGDFSADLIISDFIRDAQMNPAIIHSKRFVINDEDFHSMRTKIGKSEQLLEFRLDDISSLGEFRTEYGKAPFRLNGPVIDHSLFILLNSITDGIITAAVILVSIIINIIALLCLSFTVLASIEEDYREIGTMKAIGISNTEIKKIYAVKYGVISAVGCASGYLLSVFLKGFLLSDMSLYMGKVPSGAAEYIFAAFASLLIFFMIMLFCMIILKKFRKISTVEALRTGIKDKRKSFRMNLKNFRLLNPDIFLGIKDILVRFKLYRLLFMIFFICSFLVIVPVNFLNTIKSPSFIVYTGAAESDIRIDIQQSAKIEENFSDIIAYIKNDADIKEVSPVATSRVQILNADGDYEDIDIETGDFTIFPAGYIKGKVPVNDGEAALSYLNSKETGKNPGDKIILKIDDTIKEMTVTGVYQDITNGGKTVKAVIKSRDGEKQRYVININVKEGTDINKKIASYKKIFPEAKITYPEEYMNQTMGETVKYLENFTLVTILSASGILMLMTSLFLKMLLSKDRFEISILRRIGLSVRNIKIQYVTRMISVIIPGILLGTAAANTAGQKITGIMWSFLGAAEIKFVIDPLQGYILCPVVLTAIVVITTLQATNSVKKYEMEK
- a CDS encoding formate/nitrite transporter family protein encodes the protein MFSETLEKLDEYGIKKVKLLKQSKTKYFIASMLAGFYVGLGIFLIMTIGGVTSQNGYQYKIFMGLGFGIALSLVIMAGSELFTGNNMAMFSGMLNKKITVKDGISIWIFSYLGNLAGSMLVGLLFFLSNAANKEVAGFLLNTAKSKMNTPAPDLFFKGILCNILVCLAVLSAVKLKEETAKLIMIFWCLFAFITTGFEHSVANMSLFSAALLYPHPLEISLIGFGYNLFWVTLGNIVGGCALGGAYYIIGKK
- a CDS encoding MipA/OmpV family protein; this translates as MKKLSVLLALLVSTVSFAEKERENSIDLGLGVFYRNSVYKEKDNDEVLPLPVVGVRYKNFYYEAPVELGYRFYDKENLTFTAYGRYNLYTGYKPKDLENEFKDMDKRKDDFHLGLRGKYNFGPLGTGIIAHVSGDVSDKSDGMLARAEINQPVALGERVTIMPYAAVEYMSENYTDYYFGIKDSEAARGINNGKSYKADDSVNFETGVRGMIKINKSFNVFLTASYTRYGNSIADSPLVKDRDIYTVGTGVSYSFHF
- the abc-f gene encoding ribosomal protection-like ABC-F family protein, producing MSLIDIKNLTFSYETSFENIFEDVSFQIDTDWKLGFIGRNGRGKTTLLNLLLGKYDYRGKISASVTFDYFPFEVEDKSHTTIDIIDSINNSYEVWELNRELSLLDVDQDVLYRPFETLSNGEQTKVLLAALFLKEQNFLLLDEPTNHLDEEGKETIAEYLKKKKGFILVSHDRDFLDKIIDHVLSVNKTNIDIIRGNFSDWNQKKEREDNFETAENEKLKKDINRLKQAAKRTSSWSEKTEESKFGTKGVDRGFLGHKSAKMMKKSKSIEARQNKAIEEKSGLLKNIETAENLKLHPMVYPKGSLVDVSDLSIFYGDKILFEGVDFSVRNGDRAVIKGKNGSGKSSLIKLLAGEEIPHMGFIKTGSGLTISYVPQDASFLSGTLNSFAEDRGINETLFKSILRKLDFDRGQFDKRIDEYSEGQKKKVLLAGSLCESAHLYIWDEPLNFIDVISRIQIEELILNYNPTLIYVEHDSAFNRKIATKIINL
- a CDS encoding TetR/AcrR family transcriptional regulator, which encodes MRIVKKPDERRNEILDAAEKLFAEKGFMKTTIIDILQEVGIAKGTFYYYFKSKEEVMDAVAMRYIDMGTIAVKKIIEDKSFTAIEKLTILLTKDVTNAENKDEMLKEFHQAGDAEMHLRSLVISIERLTPLITDVVLQGIEEGVFNTPYPKETVENILVILNMIFDEGVFQWTAEEKIQKAKGLAYLMEKSLGAEKGSFDFMTESPVVKDSINNKE
- a CDS encoding HU family DNA-binding protein; protein product: MNKTEIARKVSERSGVEFEECRKVIDAFEKVLEEELADSKGLGGAFDKIYNVMSFFKGKKEEKN